GTCGCGTTCGACCAGCGGGGTCACGGCTCCAGCACCCGGCGCCCCGCGGACCTGAGCCGCACGGCCCACGTGGGCGACGTCGTCGCCGTGGCCGATGCGCTGGGCCTGCAGCGGTTCACCCTGGTGGGCCAGTCCATGGGCGCGCACACCGCCCTGCTCGCCGCGGCCGCCCATCCGGCGCGTGTGGGGCGGCTCGTGCTGATCGAGGGCGGCGTCGGCGGGGAGGGGCCCGAGGCCACCGCCGGCGTCATCGACTGGTTCCGCGCCTGGCCCATCCCCTTCGCCACCGTGGACGACGCCGTCGCCCACCTCGGCGGCGGACCTGCCGCCCGGGTGTGGGCCGAGGGGCTCGAGGAAACGGACGCCGGCGGGGTGCCACGCTTCGACGTCGACGTGCTGGAGGCCGCCCTGCGGCCCGTCCACGAGCGGCCCCGGTGGGAGGAATGGGGGCAGATCGCCGCGCCAACCCTGCTGATCACCGGGGAGAACGGGTACGTGCCCGCCGGAGAGCTGGACGAGATGCGGCGGCGGCGCCCGGATGTGCGGCACGTGCAGATGCCCGGCGCGGGGCACGACGTGCACCTGGACGCGCCCGAGCGGGTGGCCGAGCTCGTGCGGGGGTTCGCGGCCTGATTGATCTGGGGCAGGATCACCCCATGGACCACAAGCAGATCCTCCACGACGGGCTGCGCCGCCAGCGTGCGGCCCTCCTGCACAAGCTCGAGGGCCTCAGCGAGCGCGACGCC
This sequence is a window from Micrococcus porci. Protein-coding genes within it:
- a CDS encoding alpha/beta fold hydrolase, whose translation is MSGLGRRSAGPVTREDGTRLHVLDSGGSGPALLLLHGLAGYAREWAQVAERLAAACRVVAFDQRGHGSSTRRPADLSRTAHVGDVVAVADALGLQRFTLVGQSMGAHTALLAAAAHPARVGRLVLIEGGVGGEGPEATAGVIDWFRAWPIPFATVDDAVAHLGGGPAARVWAEGLEETDAGGVPRFDVDVLEAALRPVHERPRWEEWGQIAAPTLLITGENGYVPAGELDEMRRRRPDVRHVQMPGAGHDVHLDAPERVAELVRGFAA